The following are encoded together in the Methylomonas methanica MC09 genome:
- a CDS encoding bacteriohemerythrin: MALITWTAEQYGTNVGFADQEHQTLFGLLNKLYDDATGGAGRDVIGASLDALIAYVVDHFAHEEKEMVAKGFGGYERHKAEHDALVGICADLQKKFHAGEADVTDEVGQMVKGWLDSHIPTFDKAYSSALQ; the protein is encoded by the coding sequence ATGGCGTTAATTACTTGGACTGCGGAACAATACGGCACTAATGTCGGATTTGCTGATCAAGAACATCAAACCCTGTTCGGTTTGTTAAACAAATTATACGACGATGCAACCGGTGGCGCGGGGCGCGATGTTATTGGTGCTTCATTGGATGCATTGATTGCCTATGTGGTTGATCATTTTGCTCACGAAGAGAAGGAAATGGTAGCTAAAGGTTTCGGTGGTTACGAACGCCATAAAGCCGAACACGATGCCCTGGTGGGTATTTGCGCGGATTTACAAAAGAAGTTTCATGCCGGCGAAGCGGATGTGACCGATGAAGTCGGTCAGATGGTTAAAGGCTGGCTGGATAGTCATATCCCTACATTTGATAAGGCTTATTCGTCGGCATTACAGTAA
- the bioD gene encoding dethiobiotin synthase, which produces MSGGFFITGTDTNVGKTWSAVALMQALQAQGLSVNGMKPVSAGCEWMQGGWRNSDAVLLQRYASSALDYEDVNPYAFPRPLSPHIACGDTDVKLAVILNAFQFLTTQGDCVLVEGAGGWFSPLCRAWDNAYLAVALQLPIILVVGMRLGCINHALLTYQAIQRSGCELAGWLAVRIDKDMPEFQANLDFLQQSIGSPLLGVLPHLPRADFAYLASLITLPK; this is translated from the coding sequence ATGAGTGGCGGTTTTTTTATTACCGGTACGGACACCAATGTCGGCAAAACCTGGAGTGCGGTGGCTTTGATGCAAGCCTTGCAAGCGCAAGGGCTGTCGGTCAACGGCATGAAACCTGTTTCGGCCGGCTGCGAATGGATGCAGGGCGGTTGGCGGAATTCGGATGCTGTGTTGTTGCAGCGCTATGCCTCCAGCGCTTTGGATTATGAAGATGTAAATCCCTATGCCTTTCCACGGCCTTTGTCGCCGCATATTGCCTGTGGCGACACTGATGTGAAACTGGCTGTCATCTTGAATGCTTTCCAGTTTTTAACAACTCAGGGCGATTGCGTATTGGTCGAAGGCGCGGGCGGCTGGTTTTCGCCTTTATGTAGGGCTTGGGACAATGCCTATTTGGCTGTTGCCCTGCAATTGCCGATCATTTTGGTGGTGGGGATGCGCTTGGGCTGTATTAATCACGCGCTATTGACGTATCAAGCCATTCAGCGATCCGGATGCGAACTGGCCGGCTGGCTGGCAGTGCGGATCGACAAGGATATGCCGGAATTTCAAGCCAATCTGGATTTCTTGCAACAGAGTATCGGGTCGCCTCTGTTAGGCGTATTACCGCACTTGCCGCGTGCCGATTTTGCCTATCTGGCGTCGTTGATCACACTTCCAAAGTGA
- the bioC gene encoding malonyl-ACP O-methyltransferase BioC — protein MTADILLDKHRVKRSFAAAAAGYDRLASLQRQVGLDLLRRFPLSGGEEVIVDLGCGTGFLTHQLAADFSGQQLLALDIALPMLITSRLNYPAMRAGYLCGDAEKLPFADSSLDGIYSNLALQWAQDLSAALLDFKRVVKRRGRLVFSTFGPQTLAELKAAWLAVDDYTHVNEFHTKDQIELFLQTAGFKGINVASVLYRSEYPDVESLMRELKGIGAHNVNRRRNPRPTTKTQLQQMINHYPRQGAGIVASYEIIFVQAEMAT, from the coding sequence ATGACCGCTGACATCCTGCTGGATAAACACAGGGTCAAGCGCTCGTTTGCGGCGGCGGCGGCCGGTTACGACAGGCTTGCCTCGCTGCAACGCCAAGTCGGGCTGGATTTATTGCGTCGCTTTCCCTTGTCTGGTGGGGAAGAGGTCATAGTGGATTTGGGCTGCGGCACCGGTTTTCTTACCCATCAATTGGCTGCGGACTTTTCGGGGCAACAACTGCTGGCCCTGGATATTGCTCTGCCGATGCTGATCACCAGTCGCCTAAATTATCCGGCCATGCGCGCCGGGTATCTATGCGGCGATGCGGAGAAGTTGCCGTTTGCCGATAGCAGTCTCGATGGTATTTATTCCAATCTGGCTTTGCAATGGGCGCAGGATTTATCGGCTGCTTTATTGGATTTTAAGCGGGTGGTGAAAAGGCGGGGGCGTTTGGTGTTTAGCACATTTGGTCCGCAAACATTGGCTGAATTGAAAGCGGCCTGGTTGGCTGTCGATGACTATACGCACGTCAATGAATTTCATACCAAGGATCAAATCGAGTTGTTTTTGCAAACGGCGGGTTTTAAAGGAATTAATGTAGCCAGCGTGCTGTATCGGTCTGAATATCCCGATGTCGAAAGTCTGATGCGGGAATTGAAAGGGATAGGTGCGCACAATGTTAACCGGCGGCGTAACCCCCGGCCAACCACCAAAACGCAGCTGCAACAGATGATTAATCATTATCCTCGGCAAGGTGCCGGTATCGTTGCCAGTTATGAAATTATTTTCGTGCAGGCGGAAATGGCGACATGA
- the bioH gene encoding pimeloyl-ACP methyl ester esterase BioH, whose translation MTHIHTEIYGQGQPLVMIHGWAMHTGIWRDFARQLAEVYQVICVDLPGHGRSEVLEPFDLETIAKTVLQAIPVQQFSVLGWSLGATVAMAMAEQAPQRIRHLVVLAGNPRFVQTEEWPGVKSQTLDGFVELLKTDVQQTLTRFLALQVNGLAHGKALLQSLKQALQECPPPPVAVLQAGLDVLKSSDLRAFIRNNPLPTSLILGEKDTLIPLSCGDAVRELNAGVNVHVLAAAGHAPFLSHPQQLLTALSHVL comes from the coding sequence GTGACCCATATTCATACCGAGATTTACGGGCAGGGGCAGCCGTTGGTGATGATACACGGTTGGGCCATGCATACCGGGATTTGGCGGGATTTCGCCCGCCAGCTGGCCGAAGTTTATCAAGTGATTTGCGTGGATTTACCGGGTCATGGTCGTAGCGAGGTTCTCGAACCGTTCGATTTGGAAACTATTGCCAAAACCGTATTGCAAGCGATTCCTGTGCAACAGTTTTCGGTATTGGGTTGGTCTTTAGGGGCGACCGTGGCAATGGCGATGGCCGAACAGGCTCCGCAACGCATCCGTCATTTAGTCGTGTTGGCAGGGAATCCGCGTTTCGTGCAAACCGAAGAGTGGCCGGGGGTAAAAAGTCAGACACTGGATGGGTTTGTTGAGTTGCTAAAGACCGATGTGCAGCAGACTCTGACGCGGTTTCTGGCGTTACAAGTCAACGGTTTAGCGCACGGCAAGGCCTTGCTGCAATCCTTGAAACAGGCCCTGCAGGAATGTCCGCCTCCGCCCGTCGCGGTACTGCAGGCGGGGCTGGATGTTTTGAAATCCAGCGACTTAAGAGCATTCATTCGGAATAACCCGCTGCCAACCAGTTTGATACTGGGTGAGAAAGACACCTTGATTCCCTTGAGTTGCGGCGACGCCGTGCGTGAGTTGAATGCGGGTGTGAATGTGCATGTTTTGGCAGCGGCCGGCCATGCGCCGTTTCTGTCGCATCCGCAACAGTTGCTCACTGCCCTATCGCATGTGCTATGA
- the bioF gene encoding 8-amino-7-oxononanoate synthase → MSTGFYDFADQLTQLNQQGLYRQRRVIDGPQGILLQVDGRQVVNFCSNDYLGLANHPEVVAGFKQAADRYGVGSGSAHLICGHSSAHHALEEELAAFTGRARALLFSTGYMANLGVISALVGRNDSVLEDRLNHASLLDGGLLSRAQFKRFRHLDSLDLQAQLLAHTQRTLIVSDGVFSMDGDLADLPALAKLAQQHQAGLLIDDAHGFGVLGHKGGGIVEHFGLAVDEVPILMGTLGKAFGTFGAFVAGSDDLIEILIQKARSYVFTTALPAAVAEATRISLRLLQTETWRREKLQSLIARFRAGAQQQGLQLMNSFTAIQPVLVGDSRQAVSVSQALMRQGFWVSAIRPPTVPSGTARLRVTFSAEHDMQHVDALLEALGKVMA, encoded by the coding sequence ATGAGTACGGGTTTTTACGATTTTGCCGATCAGCTGACTCAGCTAAACCAACAGGGCCTGTATCGGCAGCGGCGCGTTATCGATGGGCCGCAAGGCATTTTGCTGCAGGTCGACGGCAGGCAAGTCGTTAATTTTTGCAGCAACGATTATTTGGGCTTGGCCAATCATCCCGAGGTGGTGGCCGGTTTTAAACAGGCGGCCGATCGATATGGCGTCGGAAGCGGTTCCGCGCATCTGATTTGCGGGCACAGCAGCGCTCATCATGCCTTGGAAGAGGAGCTGGCGGCGTTTACCGGCCGTGCCCGCGCTTTGTTGTTTTCCACCGGGTATATGGCCAATTTGGGGGTGATATCGGCATTGGTCGGGCGCAATGATAGCGTGCTTGAGGATAGGCTTAACCACGCATCGCTGTTGGACGGCGGGTTGCTGTCGCGCGCGCAATTCAAGCGTTTCCGGCATCTCGATAGCCTGGATTTACAAGCGCAATTGCTTGCGCATACGCAAAGGACGTTGATCGTTAGCGACGGGGTGTTCAGCATGGACGGTGATCTGGCCGATTTGCCGGCTTTGGCGAAATTGGCGCAGCAGCATCAAGCCGGATTATTGATTGATGATGCCCACGGTTTCGGGGTGCTGGGTCATAAGGGCGGCGGCATCGTCGAACACTTCGGTTTGGCAGTCGACGAGGTGCCGATTTTGATGGGCACGCTCGGCAAAGCATTCGGCACTTTTGGCGCGTTTGTGGCCGGTTCCGATGATTTGATCGAGATCTTGATCCAAAAAGCCAGAAGTTATGTGTTTACCACCGCGTTGCCGGCCGCGGTTGCGGAAGCGACGCGAATTAGTTTGCGCTTGCTGCAAACCGAAACCTGGCGGCGGGAAAAATTACAATCCTTGATCGCGCGGTTTAGAGCCGGCGCACAACAGCAAGGTTTGCAACTGATGAATTCTTTCACGGCGATTCAACCTGTATTGGTAGGCGACAGCCGGCAGGCCGTGTCCGTCAGTCAGGCCTTGATGCGGCAAGGCTTTTGGGTGTCCGCCATTCGGCCGCCGACCGTGCCGTCCGGAACCGCCAGACTTCGGGTGACTTTTTCCGCGGAACATGACATGCAGCATGTCGATGCCTTGTTGGAAGCGCTGGGCAAGGTGATGGCGTGA
- the bioB gene encoding biotin synthase BioB yields the protein MSVMPEPIQIKAPLRHDWQLDEVEALLLMPFNDLLFKAQTVHRVYFDPNEIQVSSLLSIKTGSCSEDCGYCPQSARYDSDLNPEALMPVDAVLKAAQQAKAEGASRFCMGAAWRSPKDRDIERVVEMVQGVKALGMETCVTLGMLTDKQTQALKDGGLDYYNHNLDTSEDYYSEIITTRTYQDRLDTLERVRDAGINVCCGGIVGMGETETDRAKLLLQLAKMPKHPESVPINMLVQVEGTPLHGTESLDPLTFVRTIAVARILMPQSRVRLSAGRKAMSDEMQALCFLAGANSIFYGDKLLTTDNPMTNHDKQLFDRLGVRMGGSSYA from the coding sequence ATGTCTGTTATGCCGGAACCCATCCAAATAAAAGCGCCGTTACGCCATGATTGGCAACTGGACGAAGTCGAAGCGCTGTTGCTCATGCCGTTCAACGATTTGTTGTTCAAGGCCCAAACTGTGCATCGGGTGTATTTCGATCCTAATGAGATTCAGGTGAGCAGTTTGTTGAGTATCAAGACCGGATCCTGCTCGGAAGATTGCGGTTATTGTCCGCAAAGCGCGCGTTACGATTCTGATTTGAATCCGGAAGCCTTAATGCCGGTCGACGCGGTATTAAAGGCCGCCCAACAAGCCAAAGCGGAAGGTGCGTCGCGGTTTTGCATGGGCGCGGCTTGGCGCAGCCCCAAGGATCGGGATATCGAGCGGGTGGTGGAAATGGTGCAGGGCGTCAAGGCGCTGGGTATGGAGACCTGCGTCACGCTGGGCATGTTGACCGACAAACAAACCCAGGCTCTGAAGGACGGCGGCCTGGATTATTACAACCACAATCTGGATACCTCCGAGGACTATTATTCCGAGATCATCACAACTCGTACCTATCAAGACAGGCTGGATACTCTGGAGCGGGTACGCGATGCCGGTATCAATGTCTGTTGCGGTGGTATTGTCGGTATGGGCGAGACGGAAACCGACCGGGCCAAATTGCTGCTGCAACTTGCTAAAATGCCCAAACATCCGGAAAGCGTACCGATCAATATGCTGGTGCAAGTCGAGGGTACGCCTTTGCATGGCACGGAAAGTCTGGACCCCTTAACGTTTGTTCGTACGATTGCCGTGGCGCGCATTCTGATGCCGCAATCGCGGGTGCGTCTGTCGGCCGGGCGTAAGGCGATGAGCGATGAAATGCAGGCCTTATGCTTTTTGGCGGGCGCCAACTCTATTTTTTACGGCGACAAACTGCTGACCACCGATAATCCGATGACCAATCACGACAAGCAATTGTTCGATCGTTTGGGTGTGCGAATGGGCGGCTCCAGTTACGCTTGA
- a CDS encoding ComF family protein: protein MKKTPSFDETHAPFLYSDALRFLITQLKFNRQFKHARLLGTLLAWHLAENVELPECIVPVPLHRNRYRERGFNQSIEIARHLSAQLSLPLELNYCVRTRDTAHQTGLPAKQRNKNMRHAFTISQALTYRHIAIVDDVMTTGATVASLASALKKQGANRVDIWVCARA, encoded by the coding sequence TTGAAAAAAACACCCAGCTTCGATGAAACTCACGCCCCTTTCCTGTATAGCGACGCGCTACGATTTCTGATTACCCAGCTCAAATTTAATCGGCAATTCAAGCACGCCCGCTTGCTGGGAACGTTATTAGCCTGGCACTTGGCCGAAAATGTGGAATTACCGGAATGTATTGTACCGGTACCGTTACATCGCAACCGATACCGGGAACGCGGCTTTAATCAATCCATAGAGATTGCCCGCCACTTGTCCGCGCAACTCTCACTGCCACTGGAATTAAACTACTGCGTTCGGACTCGGGATACAGCGCATCAAACCGGTTTACCGGCCAAGCAGCGCAACAAAAACATGCGGCACGCGTTCACAATAAGCCAAGCGCTGACGTATCGGCATATCGCGATTGTCGACGACGTAATGACTACGGGCGCAACCGTCGCGTCACTGGCATCCGCTTTAAAAAAACAGGGCGCCAACCGGGTTGATATTTGGGTCTGCGCCCGCGCTTGA
- a CDS encoding ProQ/FinO family protein, translated as MGFEQLASLRDELAQQAAAEKQKKRQLKEGGGATTRKTAKVDPVVLIIGQLQKNFPLAFPKNPAPKVPLKIGIHKDIFERSEQLGIDKRDLRAAIKTWCWGKRYWECLLEDAVRVDLDGHAAGQVTKVDADQAIKLKEGRRRTQKTAAEPHEAKTEQG; from the coding sequence ATGGGCTTTGAACAACTTGCGTCACTCAGGGACGAATTGGCGCAGCAAGCTGCGGCTGAGAAACAAAAAAAACGTCAACTCAAGGAGGGGGGCGGCGCGACAACAAGGAAGACAGCCAAAGTCGATCCTGTGGTGCTGATTATCGGTCAGTTGCAAAAGAATTTTCCGTTGGCGTTCCCTAAGAATCCCGCACCGAAAGTGCCTTTAAAGATCGGCATACATAAAGATATATTCGAGCGATCCGAACAACTGGGTATCGATAAGCGCGATTTGCGGGCAGCTATTAAGACTTGGTGCTGGGGCAAGCGATATTGGGAATGCCTGCTAGAGGATGCCGTCAGGGTGGACTTGGATGGTCATGCGGCTGGACAAGTGACCAAAGTGGACGCCGATCAGGCGATAAAACTGAAAGAGGGTCGGCGGCGGACCCAAAAAACTGCGGCAGAACCGCATGAAGCCAAGACGGAACAAGGCTAA
- a CDS encoding DUF5658 family protein, whose translation MQSFSFCKIVNATAVRLLEPNRYWLAQPKHVVNALLIVFFGLLHIADGLVTYLGLSFAAVDEVNPLLNYFAGLWGLGLAITLLKLAILFAIAYIFLGRDTIKSRWGTATLAWADTFYSWVVTNNFVLVMGT comes from the coding sequence ATGCAATCCTTCAGCTTCTGTAAAATTGTAAATGCTACGGCAGTCAGATTATTAGAGCCTAATCGATATTGGCTTGCCCAGCCAAAACATGTCGTTAATGCACTGTTGATTGTGTTCTTTGGTTTATTGCATATCGCCGATGGCTTGGTAACCTACTTGGGATTGAGTTTCGCCGCCGTGGATGAAGTCAATCCGCTGCTTAACTATTTTGCCGGGTTATGGGGGCTGGGGCTGGCAATTACACTGTTGAAGCTCGCCATACTTTTCGCCATTGCCTATATTTTTCTAGGCAGGGATACCATCAAAAGCCGTTGGGGAACCGCCACGTTGGCGTGGGCCGACACCTTTTATAGTTGGGTGGTAACTAATAATTTCGTGCTTGTGATGGGTACTTAG
- a CDS encoding DUF5710 domain-containing protein has product MAKSITYLNVPYAQKDAAKALGARWDAANKKWYVPIDKDVAPFAQWLCDFVPQQPDDSVTPTQLAPKASPIKKTASATANSGVFTFPTTPDFVPYAGEEPPWD; this is encoded by the coding sequence ATGGCGAAATCGATAACTTATTTGAATGTTCCGTATGCGCAAAAAGATGCGGCTAAAGCTTTAGGAGCCCGCTGGGACGCCGCCAATAAAAAGTGGTATGTACCCATCGATAAGGACGTAGCCCCCTTTGCGCAATGGCTTTGCGACTTTGTTCCGCAGCAACCGGACGATTCCGTTACCCCGACGCAGCTGGCGCCCAAAGCCTCGCCGATTAAAAAAACCGCCTCGGCCACCGCGAATTCAGGCGTTTTCACCTTTCCGACGACCCCGGATTTTGTCCCTTATGCCGGCGAGGAGCCGCCTTGGGATTAA
- the dctA gene encoding C4-dicarboxylate transporter DctA, giving the protein MVQAAETGLSVRKSHLYLWVLLAIFSGGILGYLDAGHAVLLKPVGDGFINLIKMLIAPVVFCTVVLGIAGAGDMKKAGRVGGKALLYFEVVSTFALALGVLVANLLRPGRGFNVDPATLDAEAVSGYVEQAQHRNTAEFLLHIIPKTFTDAFTGSGDLLQVLLVAVLFGFALQQMGGTGQVVYRFIEECAHIFFAMMNVIMKLAPLGAGAAMAFTIGKYGVEALKPLAALMGCFYLTCGLFVMGILGSIAAMTGFNIFKLLGYIKEELLLVLGTSSSESALVPLMNKLENLGCSRSVVGLVVPSGYSFNLDGTNIYLTMAALFIAQALNIELTLTQQLTLLLVAMLTSKGASGVTGAGFITLAATLAVVPAVPVAALSLILGIDRFMSEARAITNTIGNAVATIVISHSERELDRSKMQTELRG; this is encoded by the coding sequence ATGGTGCAAGCAGCTGAAACCGGGCTATCCGTACGCAAATCCCATCTGTATCTGTGGGTGTTGCTGGCGATCTTTTCGGGCGGGATTTTGGGTTATCTCGACGCCGGGCATGCGGTTTTGTTGAAACCGGTCGGCGACGGTTTTATCAATTTGATCAAAATGTTGATTGCGCCGGTGGTGTTTTGTACCGTGGTGCTGGGCATTGCCGGAGCCGGCGATATGAAAAAAGCCGGCCGGGTGGGGGGCAAGGCGCTGTTGTATTTTGAAGTGGTGTCAACTTTTGCGCTGGCCTTGGGTGTATTGGTCGCCAATCTGCTGCGGCCTGGGCGCGGGTTTAACGTCGATCCGGCCACGCTGGATGCTGAAGCCGTTTCAGGCTATGTCGAACAGGCCCAGCATCGGAACACGGCGGAATTCTTGCTGCATATCATTCCTAAAACCTTTACCGATGCCTTTACCGGGTCGGGTGATTTGCTGCAAGTACTGCTGGTCGCGGTATTGTTCGGCTTTGCCTTGCAGCAAATGGGCGGCACGGGGCAAGTGGTGTACAGATTCATCGAAGAATGCGCGCATATATTTTTCGCCATGATGAATGTGATTATGAAACTGGCGCCCTTAGGGGCAGGCGCGGCCATGGCATTTACCATTGGCAAGTACGGGGTCGAGGCGCTGAAACCGCTGGCCGCGTTAATGGGTTGTTTTTACCTGACCTGCGGGCTGTTTGTAATGGGCATATTGGGCAGTATAGCCGCCATGACCGGCTTTAATATTTTTAAGTTGCTGGGCTATATCAAGGAAGAATTACTGCTGGTATTGGGAACCTCTTCGTCCGAGTCGGCGCTGGTGCCATTGATGAATAAATTGGAAAACTTGGGTTGCTCGCGCTCGGTGGTCGGCCTGGTGGTGCCGTCGGGGTATTCGTTCAATCTGGATGGCACCAATATTTATTTGACCATGGCGGCGTTATTCATTGCTCAAGCTTTGAATATCGAACTGACATTAACGCAACAGTTAACGTTGTTGCTGGTTGCGATGTTGACCAGTAAAGGGGCCTCAGGCGTAACCGGGGCCGGATTCATCACCTTGGCCGCAACTTTGGCAGTAGTGCCGGCGGTGCCGGTGGCCGCGCTATCGCTGATTTTGGGTATAGACCGTTTCATGTCCGAGGCGCGAGCCATAACCAATACGATCGGCAATGCGGTGGCTACCATTGTGATTTCGCACTCTGAACGCGAGCTTGACCGAAGCAAAATGCAAACGGAACTGAGGGGTTAA
- a CDS encoding DUF1614 domain-containing protein → MPAIALMLFLLLSVLFVVMIQVQFFEIAFAKLGLTPEATLALLIGTLFGSGINLPIFKLRTQNTGHLVTLPGRKPVWELFQPAREGCTVIAVNVGGCVIPVGLCIYFISLQLIEPIVLGVTILIIAGISYRLSRPVLGLGIAMPLFIAPLTSAVLALILEPAHAAHLAYIGGVLGVLIGADVLHLKSVGSLGVPVASIGGAGTFDGIFLTGIIAALLA, encoded by the coding sequence ATGCCCGCCATTGCATTGATGCTGTTTCTGCTGTTGTCCGTGTTATTTGTGGTGATGATACAGGTGCAGTTCTTTGAAATTGCTTTTGCCAAACTCGGCTTGACCCCGGAAGCCACGCTGGCGCTATTGATCGGCACTTTGTTTGGCAGCGGCATTAATCTGCCCATTTTTAAGTTAAGAACCCAAAATACCGGGCATCTGGTCACACTGCCTGGTAGAAAACCGGTTTGGGAATTATTTCAGCCCGCCAGGGAGGGTTGTACCGTTATCGCGGTCAATGTGGGCGGTTGTGTGATTCCGGTTGGTTTGTGCATCTATTTCATCTCGCTGCAGTTGATTGAACCGATAGTACTGGGTGTTACCATTCTGATCATAGCCGGTATAAGTTATCGCCTTAGCCGGCCGGTTCTCGGTCTCGGCATTGCCATGCCGCTATTCATTGCTCCGCTAACTTCGGCTGTGCTGGCTCTGATACTCGAACCGGCACACGCAGCGCATTTAGCTTATATCGGCGGGGTATTGGGCGTACTGATAGGCGCTGACGTGTTGCATCTGAAAAGTGTCGGTAGCCTTGGCGTTCCGGTGGCGTCGATTGGCGGGGCCGGAACCTTCGACGGGATTTTTCTGACAGGCATTATTGCCGCTCTGTTAGCTTGA
- a CDS encoding cold-shock protein: MSTTMTTGIVKWFNADKGFGFIEQKSGPDVFVHFKNILATGNSYKTLDEGQQVQFKLGQGPKGPQAEDVSIV, translated from the coding sequence ATGTCTACTACAATGACAACCGGCATCGTTAAATGGTTTAACGCCGACAAAGGCTTTGGTTTTATCGAACAAAAATCCGGCCCCGATGTTTTCGTACACTTTAAAAACATCCTGGCTACGGGCAACAGCTATAAAACGCTGGATGAAGGACAACAAGTCCAGTTTAAGCTTGGCCAAGGCCCTAAAGGCCCGCAAGCGGAAGACGTTTCCATCGTCTAA
- a CDS encoding YgjP-like metallopeptidase domain-containing protein, which yields MPSLKYLSGYPATVATQIEPLLEQGKLREILLKKYPTSHDIRTNKALYSYVMSIKNQFLRQSGPLSKIVYDDKIDVLHQALGVHTYVSRVQGGNLKAKNEIRIGSVFKAVPLEFLRMIAVHELAHCREKQHNKGFYKLCEYMEPNYHQLEFDLRLYLCYRDRIGPLYR from the coding sequence ATGCCTTCCTTAAAATATCTGTCCGGCTATCCGGCAACAGTCGCCACGCAAATCGAACCACTGCTTGAACAAGGCAAACTCCGCGAAATCCTGTTAAAAAAATATCCAACCAGTCATGACATACGCACGAACAAAGCGCTCTATAGCTACGTTATGTCCATAAAAAATCAGTTTCTACGCCAATCCGGTCCGCTAAGCAAAATCGTCTACGACGACAAAATAGACGTATTGCACCAAGCGCTGGGAGTACACACCTATGTTTCCCGAGTTCAAGGCGGCAATTTAAAGGCAAAAAACGAAATCCGCATTGGCTCGGTGTTTAAAGCCGTGCCCCTGGAATTCTTGCGCATGATTGCGGTGCATGAACTGGCTCATTGCCGGGAAAAACAACATAACAAAGGCTTTTATAAGCTATGCGAATACATGGAGCCCAACTACCATCAACTGGAATTCGATCTGCGGCTTTACCTTTGCTACCGCGACCGCATCGGACCGCTTTACCGATGA
- a CDS encoding MDR/zinc-dependent alcohol dehydrogenase-like family protein, with the protein MQALELNSGLQYRQDKPIPAVCGDEALIRVKLAGICATDLELVKGYAGFSGIIGHEFVGLVEAVGQEKHRHWLNKRVVGSINIGCGDCEDCQSDGPEHCSNRKVLGIRGHDGAFADYLRLPVGNLFLVPDQVPDEEAVFTEPLAAAVRVLKQLAPLPVKPVAVIGPGRLGLLIAKVLGLAGYDVEVLGRSANSLTLPKHWQLKAELILNVPANHYDYVVDASGQASGFSQALRIAKPRGTVVLKSTFAASEPLDLSKVVVGELHILGSRCGPFDEALVLLQQGNVPVTTMVDGRYSLKDGEVALRRAAQPGVRKILLQP; encoded by the coding sequence ATGCAAGCCTTAGAACTAAACAGCGGTCTGCAGTATCGTCAGGACAAGCCTATCCCGGCCGTTTGCGGCGACGAGGCTTTGATCCGGGTGAAACTTGCCGGAATTTGCGCGACCGATCTGGAGTTGGTGAAAGGCTATGCGGGCTTTAGCGGCATTATCGGCCATGAATTCGTCGGTTTGGTCGAAGCCGTCGGCCAGGAAAAACACCGTCACTGGCTGAATAAACGGGTGGTGGGTTCAATCAATATCGGTTGCGGGGATTGCGAGGATTGTCAGAGTGACGGCCCCGAACATTGTTCGAATCGAAAAGTTTTAGGCATACGCGGGCACGACGGGGCGTTTGCCGATTATTTGCGCTTGCCGGTCGGTAATCTCTTCCTGGTGCCTGATCAGGTGCCGGACGAAGAGGCGGTGTTTACCGAGCCCTTGGCCGCTGCAGTGCGGGTGCTCAAGCAATTGGCGCCTTTGCCGGTTAAACCGGTGGCTGTGATTGGCCCCGGGCGCTTGGGTTTGTTGATCGCCAAAGTTCTGGGGTTGGCTGGGTACGACGTCGAGGTGCTGGGCAGATCGGCAAACTCTTTGACATTGCCGAAGCATTGGCAACTCAAGGCGGAGTTAATCCTAAATGTGCCGGCAAATCATTACGATTACGTGGTGGATGCCAGTGGCCAAGCCAGCGGATTCAGCCAAGCGTTACGAATTGCCAAGCCGCGCGGTACGGTGGTATTGAAAAGCACTTTTGCGGCCAGCGAACCGCTCGATCTAAGCAAGGTGGTAGTCGGAGAACTGCATATTCTGGGTTCGCGTTGCGGCCCTTTTGACGAGGCTTTGGTCTTATTGCAGCAAGGCAATGTGCCCGTAACGACTATGGTGGATGGACGTTACAGTCTGAAAGACGGCGAGGTCGCTTTGCGGCGTGCGGCACAGCCCGGGGTCAGAAAAATCTTGTTGCAACCTTAG